The following proteins come from a genomic window of Mycobacterium sp. DL:
- a CDS encoding NADPH-dependent FMN reductase has translation MTSIRTPFIVGLGGTLRANSSTERALRLCLESVERQGGRTRLFAAEDLDLPMYAPHELNRTPRALELVTALRDADAVVVGSPGYHGAVSGLVKNALDYIEDLREDPRVYLDNTPWGCISCAYGWQAAVGTLTQLRGIGHALRAWPTPLGVAINSAENVWDPSGGLADSDQGAAVGTQLDLLATQLLAFAGTAKATA, from the coding sequence TTGACCAGTATCAGAACACCGTTCATCGTCGGTCTCGGCGGAACGCTGCGAGCGAACTCGTCGACTGAACGCGCGTTGCGTCTCTGCCTGGAATCGGTCGAGCGCCAAGGGGGACGAACCCGGCTGTTCGCGGCCGAGGACCTCGACCTGCCGATGTACGCACCACACGAACTGAACCGCACACCGCGCGCGCTCGAACTGGTGACGGCCCTGCGGGATGCCGACGCGGTCGTCGTCGGCTCACCGGGGTACCACGGCGCGGTGTCCGGGCTGGTGAAGAACGCGCTCGACTACATCGAGGACCTCCGGGAGGACCCGCGCGTCTACCTCGACAACACGCCGTGGGGCTGCATCAGCTGCGCCTACGGCTGGCAGGCGGCGGTCGGCACGCTGACCCAGTTGCGGGGCATCGGGCACGCGCTGCGGGCCTGGCCGACGCCGCTGGGTGTGGCCATCAACTCCGCCGAGAACGTCTGGGATCCGTCGGGTGGGCTCGCCGACTCCGACCAGGGCGCCGCCGTCGGCACTCAGCTCGACCTGCTGGCCACCCAGCTGCTGGCGTTCGCGGGGACCGCGAAGGCGACGGCGTGA
- a CDS encoding alpha/beta fold hydrolase: MTDRHTVLVDGLLTSYLEAGQGDPIVLLHGGEFGADAAIGWEHTVDALAARHRVLAPDMLGFGGSAKVVDFTDGRGMRIRHIARFCEVMGIEAAHFVGNSMGAVNMLVDATSDSPLLPARSLVTICGGGDIQRNEYVGALYDYDATVAGMRRIVEALFFDPSYPQDKTYVQRRYESSIAPGAWESLAAARFRRPGLDAPSTPSSARAYDRITVPVLVVEGQGDKLLPAGWSAQIAAQIPHGRAAVIEDAGHCPQIEQPEAVNALLLDFFEGILQ; the protein is encoded by the coding sequence GTGACCGATCGGCACACTGTGCTGGTCGACGGCCTGCTCACCAGTTACCTGGAAGCGGGACAAGGTGATCCGATCGTCCTGCTGCACGGAGGCGAGTTCGGGGCCGACGCGGCGATCGGATGGGAGCACACCGTCGACGCGCTGGCCGCCCGCCATCGTGTGCTCGCTCCCGACATGCTCGGGTTCGGTGGATCGGCCAAGGTGGTGGACTTCACCGATGGGCGGGGCATGCGGATCAGACACATCGCGCGCTTCTGCGAGGTGATGGGTATCGAGGCCGCGCACTTCGTCGGTAACTCGATGGGCGCCGTCAACATGCTCGTCGATGCCACATCGGATTCCCCTCTGTTGCCTGCCCGCAGTCTGGTGACGATCTGCGGCGGTGGGGACATCCAGCGCAACGAGTACGTCGGTGCGCTCTACGACTACGACGCCACCGTGGCCGGCATGCGCCGGATCGTCGAGGCCCTGTTCTTCGACCCGTCGTATCCGCAGGACAAAACCTACGTGCAGCGTCGCTACGAGTCGAGTATCGCTCCCGGTGCGTGGGAGTCGTTGGCGGCAGCACGCTTTCGCCGTCCCGGCCTGGATGCGCCGTCGACGCCGAGCAGCGCGCGGGCCTACGACCGCATCACCGTCCCGGTCCTGGTGGTGGAGGGGCAGGGCGACAAACTGCTGCCTGCGGGGTGGTCGGCCCAGATCGCCGCGCAGATTCCGCACGGCCGTGCCGCGGTGATCGAGGATGCCGGTCACTGTCCGCAGATCGAGCAACCCGAGGCCGTCAATGCGCTGCTGCTGGACTTCTTCGAAGGGATCCTCCAATGA